From the Lathyrus oleraceus cultivar Zhongwan6 chromosome 3, CAAS_Psat_ZW6_1.0, whole genome shotgun sequence genome, the window CACACCTACATACAATTTccattccgcatcatatacattacatcatttcataacatatacatgcatacaatgctCACGTTCACTTCATACCCCATCATATGCTTTACATCATTTCACGGCACACGCATacatacaacatttgcatctcatgcatcatgacatggcacgaagctaactttatttttcaggttaattatcctcttgatacaacCAACACAAAGGTCCgttcagacggacatctttatcaattacattcaagattcaactatatccctcagatactgcctagcgtacggtatattccgaggtgtagtctagcgtacgactactttcttcttcagatacatctttcagatatactccatgtcaacattcattctgacgtcctcccaacgatggcatctataagctcatcccagacatttatcaacatatacaaatactatcagatatagcctagcgtacggttcatgCTGATTCGGCCCAAtatatgactccttcaactcagatacgatctaacgtacgatccattctgatcttcaacaactcagatacgatctaacgtacgatccattctgatcttcaacaactcagatacgatctaacgtacgatccattctgatcttcaacaactcaagtaaggtttaatgtacgaccaagttaaaccttcatctcctcaggtgctaccttcggacaggtacattcctgaatggtagtctggtatacggctactcccttgctcaggtgctaccttcggacaggtacattcctgaatggtagtctggtatacggctactcccttgctcaggtgctaccttcggacaggtacattcctgaatggtagtctggtatacggctactcccttgctcaggtgctaccttcggacaggtacattcctgaatggtagtctggtatacggctactcccttgctcaggtgctaccttcggacaggtacattcctgaatggtagtctggtatacggctactcccttgctcaggtgctaccttcggacaggtacattcctgaatggtagtctggtatacggctactcccttgctcaggtgctaccttcggacaggtacattcctgaatggtagtctggtatacggctactcccttgctcaggtgctaccttcggacaggtacattcctgaatggtagtctggtatacggctactcccttgctcaggtgctaccttcggacaggtacattcctgaatggtagtctggtatacggctactcccttgctcaggtgctaccttcggacaggtacattcctgaatggtagtctggtatatggctactcccttgctcaggtgctaccttcggacaggtacattcctgaatggtagtctagtatacgactactccctgTTCAGCAAATTCAGCCTAACtgacggctcattctgctcagatatggtttaatgtacgaccaagttagaccttcatcccctcagatgctaccttcggacaggtacatttctgaatggtagtctagtatacgactactcccttttcagcagcttcagcctaacgtacggctcattctgcaactcagatacgatctagcgtacgatccattctgatctttcagccccagcaaagtcatccgcctaatgaataactcactctggtattcagacacggtctaatatacgatccattctgatcccttatcccccAGCAGTGTATAacatactctgactccccagcgaagtcaacagcatgatggatgattcactatacggtctgatgtacgacccggtgtgacacccatgtctccagatatcgtctaacgtacgacacaatctggaaatctcctcatcaggTTTCCTGGATGGCAcctctaagcccatctccatcaagactagctcctaatggacaagcgcaaattttcggggcattatagtgttcaataatctttcacctccagaccacgaacggcacataccattctactctctcgatgcaagaatattgaacaggggcagctgtcataccccaaaatttgcccgttggtattacaaagcattttccaagaccctctgacttgatctgcaaggcactgatatcaaatggacaaaagcccagctcacaacaggcctaatccaaagtggcccaaaatagcttgctcgctaggcgagcaattccttcgcctagcgaatatctcagcatgccactcgcccagcgaagcatcaggtccagaaaaagcccagacctagcttgctcgctaggcgagcaattccttcgcctagcgaagcttgcgagaatttgaatttttggacctcattttaagcccattaggtcactactaccactactataaatacctgctcttctgccacgaaaaagaacaCAAAAAGAGGGACTCACCCACACGGAGACACTCACACAGAGACCCGGAGGAAACCCTAGCAccgaaaccctgctgatccaaagagttcagaaggcggaaaccctgaaggccgcttacccgctccgaagctaccgccgccgaactcaatccggctcgccaattcaaggttgcaactcgatttgcaaacaggttagCATCATtattatcgctttagtttcttaattggcatatgatatcaCTTTAGGGTCTTAATCTACATATGATTATCACTTTGtattcttattttgcatgtggtacgCTTTAGTGccttaatttgcatgtgatatcgttttgtactctcatttggcatatggtaccactccatgttcttaatttgtggaggatattataattgaattcataaacattttgaagttttgcatgaGAGTTTAAATGCGCTTGAATATTGTGAAAttgaaccatataattatgtgttggatgccataagccatgctgcaggttgaggtcataatgttctcaaatttcaaacccgtggccgctcgctagctcatcgctaggcgagcccgcagcgagccttcaCTGAGCCTTCGCTgggcgaagcagaggcgaccgggccaggggctgctttgcctTTTTGCTGCCCAGTTCATGTTTACCtgatgatgattctgcattatttggcttaaagtcctggctgttatatttatcttatggtgcaatttccaattgtattttacctcgatgctttaatccgtgtgttcatggtgtaagggctagcatacttccgaagaaatagccggctaggtactccgctttatgcatgggaagccttcatggagagggattctaaattatttcacttgaatgtgaagattcatattgattgcctaattaattttaatgtagtgatccttaatgtgttgattttaatgtatcgatttaatgcggtatcaccataattacctaatgaacttaaaacatggactttaaatgaatgatatcggacctctctttattaccccacgattacaatattacggtcatgtcccgcgaatatggggatatccttagcaaagacccttcggtaaaatcatcatagtccctcggacgttgccttcgaaaGCACGATTTTGTtcctcgatgacccttcggtgtagcctacggttaaatgatgatagtcccttcgaatgctaaggtatcctcacaactgttgccttcaatgaccagccgatgaccctacgatgacccttctacatcccaaggataaaactacttacttctcaatagtaaggacagttttaccctcataaggataggaaatgcccggaaagacctcggacaggtataaccttaattgctcattcataacaaaaaaaatacttttcacacctcacacctttcaaacatcttttggaaaatcgtcacttagcatacatccgtactaggatcattgccgagttatatttttctaaactactttcaaaacctatacgagataaccactttgtatacattcatgcaagaatcattacaaagttaaattctcattttcaaaacatttttcacacatttctcaaccacctttttcaaactagaaaacataaatgattgagcaattaagagcccatggataaccatggatacaaagggtgctaataccttccctttgtataaagtacctcccgaacctaagaatctaaattaaggtctttcctgttcttttccgcctttccttatgggataaaagaaaagtcggtggcgactcttgctaaccgcgacattgcgattaaaaatccaataaagtccagttcaccgtatgacaaacagtattttctataatccgtatccaAGATCAAAAGGCGAATTAAAGGTGAGAtacatgtttcgtaccaaagaagaatgtgttaTAGCTATCAAAAAtaacgaaccagctccctcttcagttgatcgaacatagtgatgttccagaacaacatcaacatctaaggtttgtctctcgcataaatcatctttccgtatcggcgacgaacaccaaacatgattgtcaaatgattaaatgagatgtggaacaatgactcacacaactcatctatttataacaaaaaaaatgcattttatactgaggtgtcaatccaattggcgcctcctctcaagtaatacacaggggcgccaattggattggctaggacacatgccctagccaatccaattggcgcttgcattcaatttttaagaggagtcgccaattgaattggcgcctcctcctaaaagtggggtagtttggaattttttttgaaactagGGGTATTTTGGATTTTCctgaaaaagtgggttatttttgtaaaaaattccATAGTTTCTTGTCATTTTTGAACAGCCTcaaaattattaatttttaataatttacaacaatccctcacttgttctaataatgacaagaCCAAATCCAGAAAAGAGAAACAAAGAATGTTAATACAATTAAGTATCTTTCTATTTGAACTTAACCTTAGTAAGGATAATGAAAAGTTTAATCGGAATGTTAGATAACTATGTTTTGAACCGTTATCCCTTGTGATTATACCGGCGTTACCTTGCACACATTCTTTAATGGTTCTTCACCTACATCTCTCACCTAACATTATTTTATGGCCATGTTCTTTTCCTGTTTTCgtgaatttttcatgagagaaactccaactctcactttgagacgacACCATCTCAAAATTCATATATGTGAAGTTCATTTTATATCTATTTCTTGAGATACATATCCTCGATATAAAAAttcattaagagtttgaaaaAACGCAACCCTCAATATGTAATAGTCAACATTGTCACATAATATTGCACAAACATCCaaatcaacgacttgttgttacccattgaataTTAGGTTAAGGTTTGTTAACTTCAGATTGGATTGCTACCGTTGTCGAAACTcttattcaaggagtttcaaTCTCATACCTCTTGAGGTAGTCTTTACTAAATCTCTGGCCAATTGTTTAGTAAATGTATCAAGCAAATTATAGCTCGGCCGTATATGAATGAAATGATTACATCTTTAATCAATTTTCTCACAAAAGAATGTCTAAGTCTTACTTGCTTAGACTTTCTGTTATACACTTTTTTTATGCTCTAGGTAAAGTGGCTTGACTACCGCAATGTACCAACACCtttgaaacattgtctttagcCAATGGAACTTCCAACAAATGGTCCCTCAACCATTCAACTTCTTCATCAGCGGAAGCAAGAGCCTCAAACTCTGATTCTATGATTGAGCGATTGATCCACAtttgtttcttgctcttccaagaaattgcACCCCCAACTAGTGTAAATGTTGACCCAAATGCATATTTATGACATTTAATACTCGATATCCATCTCGAATTGGTATATCCTTCTAATATGGCAGGAAATCTACCATAATGGAGACCAACATTTTTGGTTTTCATAAGATAGTCGAAATTCCTAATGATAGTTGTCAAGTGCTCACCATTTAGATTGCTAGTAAATCTACTCAATTTACTAACTGTAACTGCTATGTTAGGTACATTGCATCAAATACATTAGACAACTAAACGCAATTTCATATTCCAATTGAGCCACAATTCTTCCATTATTATTTTAAAGTTTGACACTAGGATTAAATGAAGTACTCATTTTCTTGAAATGTAAGTGTTTGAACTTATCAAGTACTTTCTCAACATAATGTGTTTGACTAAGTTTATAACCCTAAATATTTCTCTTTACTTTGATCCTCAAAAGCGTGTTAACTAGTCCAAAATCATTCATCTTGAATGTGGAAGTTAGAAACCTCTTTGTTTCTAAAATTTCATTCATCTTGTTGCTAATGATCAATCATATAATCATCATGGAGACAAATGAATATCACAATATTCTCAAACAACTTTGTGTACACACACTTGTAACAAGATATAGATGAAGAAGGTTTTTAGATAATCATGCATGATGATGCAAGAAGGTTTTAGATGAAGTGAGAGATGAAATTATGAGAAATTTAAAGTAGTATAATATAAATTGCAACGAACACCTTAGTTATGTTCCCTTGTCTCAAATCTTCACTTGTATTTCTATGTTAAACCTTCTTGATCGACTTCATCGTTGATGTGTATGACACTTTTGATCCTTTTCTTATTTGATAATATTTGTCTTCATGAAAATTGAACTAGATGTAAAATATATTCCTCACAATCTccccatttttgatgatgacaaactcTTTGGATTTGCGTTTTGATAATGATTGAAAAATCTCCCCTTAAGTTGTGTGTCTCCCCATTAATTGGTGAATCTTACAATGACAAAGTCAAACTTTTAATGTCATTGTGTTGatgcttgttttaatccataaAATGATTTAACAAGCTCGCACACCTTTTTCTTTCATTACTAGGAAGTACTTAACCTTCCAATTGCTCCATATAAATCTCCTCACTGAGATCTCTATTTAGGAATATTATTTTGACATCTATTTGATGAACTACATGGTCATCCAAAAAAGCTAATGCAAACGATACTCTAATTTTCGTCGTGTTTGCTACTAACGCATATGTGTCGAAATAATCAACACcgtcattttgactaaaacccttGGTCATTAATCTAGACCTGTAGGTGTTTACTGTACCATCACTATGATATTTCCTTctaaacacccacttgcatccaatAGATCTTGATCCTTTAGGTATATCGACAAGTTCTCAAGTATGGTTTGACATTGTTAAATCCATTTCGTCTTGGATAACATCCTTCCAAAAAAACTGAGTCTTTTGAAGCTATTACTTCCTTAATTTCACAAATACACCAACAACTATGGTGAAATTTGAATCAATCCAATTCAAAATACATTTCTTCAATAATCACCAACACTATGATGATTATCACATACACTTAGAAATCACACCACTTTTTATTTACAAATAATTGTCAACACACACTTGGTGATCAAGTTACAACAAAATTATATTTTTGAATAAAAGATATTTTTGAACAATTTCCAAGAATAAATAATTCTTCCCCCCTTCATTATACAATTCaacaaataatatatataaacCTTAAGTGCTCATAATATATTATGAAACTTTTTGAATGATTTTAAAGTTATGCacatttttgaaaaaaaaatgaacACTTCAAAAATAATTTGAATTGATGTGAAAAATTAATAATGAAAGAGGTAATTTAAAAACTAATGTAATTTGTCTTAAATACATTATAAGAAACCTCTACGAATTGATGCAATAGTTTGAGACATGTTCATGAAGGTTTGCAAAAATTTAGAATGACAATGGTTCATGAAAAAACTTAATTTTGAATTTTGTTCAGGACTTGTTAAGTCGTTTAAACGGACACCTGATTTAACAAGTACATGAGGAATTTTGAATTTCaaacaatttttcaaaatttgaaACAACAACAAGTTTTGTTAAGTCAATTAACCATATATCTGATTAAAAAGTGTAACAAACCTAACTTAAAAAGTGCTGACaacttttttaaaaataatttctTTATGCCTTTGTTTCAAAGATTTTTATGCAAGATAATTTGATAATTTTATAGATGAATATGCGTctaatttttaaaaattttaattgTATGAAATATGTAACATATATATGTGTATGTATTTCATATTAAATTTGATTTTTACAGAATATAAGCATATAAGAgtatttttaaattttttcaaAATACTTTTGTCTCAAATAGTAACATTCGTAATTCATATATTTGAATGATTCATATATTATACTCTAGAATCAAAGTAATGTAAATTACGGGAACCATAATTATCAACTAAATAAAACAATCATATATATTATTGATTAATTAAAGCTagaaaaataatatatatttaataCATATATAATATATCCTAAATCATAAATGAATATAGAAAGAAATAGTTCATTAATATATATGTTACTGTTTGAAATACTATTATTGGAATATATGtgaaaatttatttttaattttatatatatatatatatatatatatatatatatatatatatatatatatatatatatatatatatatatatatatatatatatatatatatatatatatattattgttaGAATCCGTTAGAAAATAATTCAAACATGTTGCAATAATGTTGAATCAAATTAGTGTATAAGTTTTTTCACACAATTATTCTCACATAGAATAGAATGATGCTATTGCTGTATGTAACATGTATTGCATATtatctagttttttttatttaaaatgaAAATTATATAAATACTATAAAGTATGTTAAATAATTACTTATTATAAGATGTAATTAATATACAGTGAATAATCAAAGAATTGATGACTATTTCTTATTAATTATAATGCATCTCAATTATTcaataattattaaaaaaattatgataTCGATAATCATTTACTTTGATGCCAACTATAAGTAGAATTTAATTTTGGATCTTTATTTTATGATTTTCACATTGTTCTAATTTCTATGGGAAACCATAAAAACGTATTAGATCGATAATGACGATAATGACGCTTTTTTTCTTGTACTCTTTCTTCTAGTGTTCTTGATTTGTGACTTTGATACTTGAAATGAAAGACTCGGTTGTTATTATTTGCAATATTTATAATATTGTTAgaaaattaatttaaatcaaaaTTGATCGAGGCTAGAATCGTGAACGAAATCACTTTTCTTATACGTATTTCATGTTGAGAATGTAGCAAGTGTGAGTAGCGTGAGTAATAGTCCTACATTGGTTGAAAATATGGAGACTtgaacatttataagtgagagaacccactcacctatcaccttaagattttaggtaaatatgtggtgtgtctctcacaaatgTGTTGCTCTAAAAGAAGAAGTCCTACCATGTTCAATGCTCTTTAGTAAAAATCTTCCATAACATTTCAAGCACTCTCAAATGTCTTAGAGTTGGAACGCAGGAATACTTAGAATTCCATAACATTTCAAGCACTCTCAAATGTCTTAGAGTTGGAACGCAGGAATACTTAGAATAATTCAACCTATACTCGAGTTTACACaagaccgatgaaaactcgaatAAGGGAAAAATATCTAAAATTTTAGTGAAGAGGATGTATGTTTTTCGTTGCATTTTTATGAATCCGAAATGAAGTATTTATAGGTCATATTAGTGTTGTTTCACAAGGTTGCGACCCTTGGTGAAACAACTTTCTTTTACCAAGAGTTACAAACCTTTGTCAAAAGCTACATACTTTTACAAAAGTTAAATTGTTTGACTTACTGCAATATTTTTCAAGAGTTACATACTTTCATTCGGCAATACTTCATAAAGTGTTGTCTATTTCCGAATTCAAATATAGTACAATACTTTACAAGTGTTGTCTATTTTTGAATTCAAATCTACTGTAACACTTCACAAGTCTTGCCTATTTCTAAATTCAAAATAAATCTTCACTTAcatattttcttgtcattttaGAACATATTCAAGATTATTGATTCTTAATGATTTATAATAGATATTCTTGTATATAATATTAGAGGAAGACATAAGAATAGTTGAATTGAATGATAATACTTAGAGGATGGACCCTTATTTATAGAGTAGAGTAGCTAAACTCGCAGACGATTCAAAATTTGTTCGCAATGTAGAAAGAACAAAATGATTTTCAAAGATATTGGTGCACCCAAAGAAGAAGAAAATGGTAAGGAAAAGAAGGTGTTTTGTCTGCCAATTAAACTTACCAGAAAAGAAAAATACAAGATCATGATTAAAAAAAAACACATTAGTTAATTAATTGTCTTGCATTGACATTGGGGTGATGAAATGATTTCTATTTGACCTAAAAAGAGAATATTTGAGGGTCCCTCTAAAATAGCGAAATAATGCATTTTTCTTTCTTATAGGAGTTGTTGTAATTCTAGCCCTAAGTCTTTGcttaattaattataattaaaatacgTTCTAAGTGGGTGATCATGTTGTTTTTCGTTAGGACAGGTAATCAAGTTTTGCCTAATTTTTGTTATATATTTATATGCTAATTTATTGTTCAAACTTCAAATACACTTTATTTTTTGTTCTACTTTTATTGTTTAAATAGAAAATATAGTGCACAAAGCACTCGACCAATTAATATATATAATACAACCTTTGAATATCTGAGTCTTTCCTTATTCATCAAAAGTCACCTTAAAAACAAACATATTTACCATGATGACCCTTCACCTATGACTCCATTTGTTGAATTTTCTTGTTCTTCATTATGTTCCACTTGTTCAACACGATCATTTGTATTGCAAAGTTTCTTCATCTCTCCAACTGAAAATCCAGTATTTGGTTTCATTTCCTGCATGGAGAACCATGGATAATAGTGTCCATTTGAGCTTGAACTTGACATCATCATCAAGGAATTAGGAACACTATTAGAAGACAAACTAAGATTATGGCCTTTAATCATGTTATATGAAGATATAGCTGATGATGCTATGAGCTTGTTGTTCTTCCTAGAACTGCCTCCAACAGGGATGTTTCTTAGTGAACCACCTTGTGTCCAATACCTTTTGCATGTTTTGCATAAGTATCTTGGTTGTGTGAGGCTATAGTTGTTGTAATAACAGAACTTTGTGTTTGTTGATTTGCACCTTGGACAATTCAATGCTTCTTCTGTTTTTGTTTTCTTCTCTAATAGTTCAGCCCTAGTGCATGAACTCGGAGTTAACCCTTCCATTgcaaaaattctgaaaaaaatAGAGCCTATAAAGAGttaatcaataataataataataataatcatatATTGCAGTTACCATGAATAGTACTATTGATAAATCTAGTAGAAGATTCATATATATAGAGAAAGTAAAGTCTAGAATATGTGCATGGAAGAAAATATATGAGAAAAGAAAGCAAGGAAGGATGAGTTAAGAGAGAAAAATGTGACCTTGTGTTAGTTTGTCTGCAATGCAAGATACTAAAGAAATAAGAGGGAAAAAGGCATGAGAAAATAAGTGTCTTTATTGACTATACTTGCAATTTCTATCATGAATCATGTTTATGACTTCAGGATTTTTATTAGGTGAGGCCTAGGCCACCCTTTATGAAATCCAGGGTAATTTATTCATTATATCAAAATTTATTACGTATTACTTCAAAATCTTAAGGTATTTAATCTATATCTCTTCTCACTTATAAATATTCAATATCCTTGACTTAATTTTAATTCTTTAAAATTTTAGATTAATATgagattttaaaattttatttggGGTAAATTATCCCAATTTTACAATAGGTAGCTAAGAATTTaacttattattattattattaatgaTTATCTTTAGTGGTGTCTTTCATCTCATCTAATTCAAATTTAAGTCTACTCCAATTAATACCTTTCTTTTTATTTATAAGGAAATATTAACGAGCATCTCTAAACTATTGATTAAGAGATTAAAAATGTAAGATGACATTCTTTAAAAGACTAAAAAAGTAAGTTAAAACTACGTATATTCAAAATATCGAAAACgtaaataattaattttttaaaaatattgtgtgaatatataatatttttttatttataattctTAATGAATGACTCGAGACACTAATAGGGAGAATTATATCCTTGATTATCAATTGATTCAATACagttttatttttcttttatctCAGTTACACATgtcactacaacaaacaagaccttagacagcgctttttttagccttagacagcgctttaaagcgctgtctaaacctccgctgctaaaggtttagacagcgcttttttaaatcttaaaagcgctgtctaagcccccccccccctagacagcgctttggccaaaagcgctttataagaccctcttattttaaattttttaggtataccttagacagcgcttttgaaaagcgctgtctaagccccacccccttagacagcgctttggccaaaagcgctttctaagaccctcctattttaattcttttaggtataccttagacagcgcttttcaaaaagcgctgtctaagccccccccccccccccttagacagcgctttttacaaaagcgctgtctaaggtatacgaaaattgAAACTAACATTTTGATTTGTAACTAACCATTGCATTTCATATAAGTTTAGCATTAATTTCATGAGCATTGTAACAGATTTTGAAGGATATATAAACGAAATTCCAGTTTCACAAAAGCAATTTTCTTCATCCATTCCAATTTTTAAAGATTCACTCATTCACAAAAATCCAGTTTCACAGAAGAaattcttcattcattcatgaaGCAGAATTGTCATATATTCATCCATGAATTTTCCACAAGTCAGAAACTGCACAAATCAAAAGTTTTAGAACATACATAACAACGCCACAGTTAGCATTCCACAGGAAAATAAGTATACCCTTAATTAAATCCTAATAATTACACATAGACATCATTGAAACTCGCtaataaaaaattaccaaaagTGCAAGAATTAACCGTGGCAGCCCACCCCAATTCGGTACAGATGCAAATTCTGAAATCAGTTCGAAACCAAGGTAGTACATCCTGCATAATTATCACAACAGAACGAATGTTGTAAGTTAACATTAACCAATATAACTGAATCTAACATAATCATGTAATACCGTCACTAACCCTACTTCAAGTTATTAACATGGTTTTCTAAACAACTCACAATTCAAACCATTCAAACAGCTTTTTAACAACATAGCAGTATGTTATAACCATCGTAAACGACATTTTAATCGAGTTTTACTAAGTATCGGTGGAAAAATTCTCAATTAACTTCAAATCCATTACAATTATTAAGTTGTTGGCAAGCGAGCAACTCAAAACACACTAGCTAGTGCTGTCTAAAACGAGTCGTTAGCAGATTCCCAAAATTAGTCATAACAACTTAACTGATACAACTTGCTGCGGTAACAGCTCCCGGCGCTCATGCCCAATGACAAGTCATGCACCAAGACAATCATTAGCATAGCGGAAAGTTTCAGCAAGTAAGTTCTACATCAAATAATCAGGCAAGTGTTTGGTCATGGTCTTGGCCTTCACTAATAATGTTTCTGATACTAATAGGCCATGACAGATCTCACCATCAACTTGCTAACAGATTTACTAACATCAATCTAACCTTTTGTAGTAACATAATTTCAAAGCAATCGATTATAAATAAAACTAACAGAGTCAAAAAATGGGAAATAACTAACAGCAGGACTTTGACTAACAGTTAAGTTTTTTTTCTTCTAATTTCATAATAACCATGACTAACTAGTTCTCTAACTTAACCTAACtaattttaaattgatttgacAGACTTGTAACTAACAAAACAAACTAACATTTTAACAGCAGAACTTCCAACCACAACAAACCTTCATAGAAGTAACGTGCAAATCCAGCTGAACTGCAAGCTAAGGTCCAATTTTGA encodes:
- the LOC127128863 gene encoding dof zinc finger protein DOF4.6 translates to MEGLTPSSCTRAELLEKKTKTEEALNCPRCKSTNTKFCYYNNYSLTQPRYLCKTCKRYWTQGGSLRNIPVGGSSRKNNKLIASSAISSYNMIKGHNLSLSSNSVPNSLMMMSSSSSNGHYYPWFSMQEMKPNTGFSVGEMKKLCNTNDRVEQVEHNEEQENSTNGVIGEGSSW